One genomic window of Danaus plexippus chromosome 23, MEX_DaPlex, whole genome shotgun sequence includes the following:
- the LOC116774758 gene encoding facilitated trehalose transporter Tret1-like: MYDISASIDRRLFMIRVICALIVCVIVNSSGLQRSIISVVVYLLTYWLYLVYFYFFYKMLNIKITGFQLQILISLCLYLGQMLIGFTISWSGPIIPKLQDLEQSPLSHKLTDTQASLIASLLYIGCIPGPYLVGWLSNTKGRKPCFLLGGLISIIGYILLVTTHTLTILYVGRLMTGLGNGCIFLMNLVYMGEMSSTNIRGILLAILGISITLGSTLLFTVTSFFSYRATNYVGVALTTIFTLCVLMIPESPMFYVLKGNDNVVKKILADLDRLDDLEKIIASKEDSRTISNRKDWKDLFTIKSNRKALFRVMSINILQHCSGVMAVIFFSSTIFELAGSKIDGNIGMLIISGFQLLGSTVAPVFIEKIGRKIVLMVSCVICSAAMFVMGTYFYLLHLENPVIKTMHWLPLVILIIFFIGYDSGLGIIPNVLIGEMFTPNVRSHGSTLAVTVTWLSGFLVTTAFGAIVNDVGAFVPFWFFSLTSIIAFFFTVFFIPETKGKSLLQIQVDLDKQ; this comes from the exons ATGTATGATATATCTGCTTCAATAGACAGACGACTGTTTATGATACGGGTAATATGTGCGCTCATTGTCTGTGTGATTGTAAATTCTAGTGGATTACAAAGGAGCATCATATCAGTTGTAGTGTACCTTTTGACATACTGGTtatatttggtttatttttattttttttataaaatgcttaatataaaaattactggaTTTCAACTTCAGATACTTATTTCGTTATgtt tgtatttGGGACAAATGTTAATTGGTTTTACAATATCATGGTCAGGACCTATTATACCGAAACTTCAGGACTTAGAACAATCTCCTCTATCACATAAATTGACGGACACACAAGCTTCTCTTATTGCATCTTTATTGTACATAGGCTGTATACCAG GTCCATATTTAGTGGGATGGCTTTCAAACACCAAGGGTCGAAAACCATGTTTTCTACTAGGTGGTCTTATTAGCATAATAG GATATATTCTGCTCGTTACTACCCACACTCTGACAATTCTCTACGTCGGAAGATTGATGACAGGTTTAGGCAATGGCTGCATCTTTCTAATGAACCTTGTTTATATGGGAGAAATGTC GTCTACAAATATCCGTGGTATTTTGCTTGCCATTCTAGGAATATCTATTACTTTAGGTTCAACATTATTGTTCACAGTAACATCATTTTTCTCTTATCGAGCTACAAACTACGTTGGGGTAGCGTTAACTACAATATTCACTTTATGCGTACTTATGATCCCAGAGTCACCGATGTTTTACGTTTTAAAAG GAAATGATAatgttgtgaaaaaaatattagcggACTTAGACAGATTGGACgacttagaaaaaataattgcatcAAAGGAGGATTCCAGGACTATAAGTAATAGAAAAGACTGgaaagatttatttacaataaaaagtaacagaaAAGCATTGTTCCGAGTTATGtcaattaacattttacaacACTGTAGTGGTGTTATggctgttatatttttttcgtcaaCTATTTTTGAATTAGCCGGATCAAAAATAGACGGGAATATAGGAATGTTAATTATTAGTGGTTTTCAATTACTGGGAAGCACGGTGGCCCcggtttttattgaaaagattGGAAGAAAGATCGTCTTGATGGTATCCTGCGTGATTTGTTCTGCGGCTATG TTCGTCATgggaacatatttttatctgttgCATCTGGAAAATCCAGTAATCAAAACTATGCATTGGTTACCACTTgtaattctaataatatttttcattggaTATGATTCAG gtcTAGGAATAATCCCGAATGTCTTGATCGGTGAGATGTTCACGCCAAATGTTAGGAGCCATGGCTCAACTTTAGCAGTCACAGTGACCTGGTTAAGTGGTTTCCTAGTAACTACAGCTTTTGGAGCGATAGTAAACGACGTTGGTGCATTCGTCCCATTTTGGTTCTTTTCCTTAACTTCTATTATCGCATTCTTCTTCACCGTATTTTTCATTCCTGAAACTAAGGGTAAAAGTTTGTTACAAATACAAGTGGATTTAGATAAACAATAG
- the LOC133319491 gene encoding facilitated trehalose transporter Tret1-like encodes MAVVFFFPRIFELAGSKIEGNLGMIIIGCFQLMGSTVTPIFIEKIGRKVILMISCAICCLSMFTLGLYFYLLEIENPGIQNVSWLPVVVLTIFFLGFDSGLAIIPSVLMGEMFTPNVRSCGSTLTITVSGLIGFLVTTVFGTIINDVGPFIPFWVFSCTTGLAFLFTIFFIPETKGKSLLEIQMDLDKI; translated from the exons ATGGCCgtcgtattttttttccctagaatatttgaattagcCGGCTCAAAAATAGAAGGAAATCTTGGAATGATAATTATTGGATGTTTTCAATTAATGGGAAGCACCGTGACccctatttttattgaaaagataGGGAGAAAGGTCATCTTGATGATCTCCTGTGCAATTTGTTGTTTGTCTATG ttcACGCtgggattatatttttatttgttggaaatTGAAAATCCAGGGATACAAAATGTATCTTGGTTGCCAGTTGTAGTTCTTACAATTTTCTTCCTTGGATTTGATTCAG gtCTAGCAATCATACCGAGTGTCTTGATGGGTGAGATGTTTACGCCAAATGTTAGGAGCTGTGGTTCAACATTAACGATCACAGTGAGCGGGTTAATTGGTTTCCTGGTTACGACAGTTTTTGGAACGATAATTAACGACGTTGGTCCATTCATTCCATTTTGGGTCTTTTCCTGTACTACTGGTCTTGCTTTCTTATTCACCATATTTTTCATTCCCGAAACTAAGGGTAAAAGTTTGTTAGAAATACAAATGGATTTGGACAAAATATAG